The sequence TGGTCGCACGATTGTCCAAGACGAAATAGAAATTGCGTATCACGATTTGCATCAACCGCCGCATCAGCAACAATTTTCTGAAACAATTCCGCTGGCATCAAACCCGAACACGAAAACGTGAAGAGAACGCCGTTTGGCTTTAAAAGTTTGAACGCGAGTAAGTTGATATCTTTGTAACCACGTGCGGCTTTTTCTAAAACATTTTTGGAATCAACAAATTTCGGCGGGTCGAGAATGATGACATCAAATTGTTTGCGTGAATCTCTGCACTGACGTAAAAACTGAAACACATCGCCGCACACATTATCAACTTGCGAAGAAGAAAATCCGTTGAGCAAAACATTTTTCTCCGCAAACTCCAACGCGCTCATTGATGAATCAACATTCGTAACCATTTCTGCTCTGCCTTTTAATGCGTGAACAGCAAACGCTCCTGTGTAGGAAAAACAATTTAACACAGTTTTTTCTTTACAAAACGTTGAAAGAAAATTTCTGTTCGCGCGTTGGTCAAGATAGAAACCGGTTTTATGCCCGCGTTTTATATCAACGAAAAATTTCAAACCACTTTCTTCTATTTGTAAAAACTCCGGCGGCTCTTCTCCAAACAAAACTCGCGTTGAAATTTCTAATCCTTCTTTTGAACGAACATCAACATCACTGCGTTCATAAATTCCTTTCGGTAGAACAAGTTTCCTAACTTGTTCTACTATTTCTTTTTTCCAAAACTCTGCGCCGGCAGTAAGAAATTGACAAACGAGAAATTCATCATACTTATCAATCACAATTCCCGGCAATCCATCCGATTCAGCATTGACAAACCGAAATGCGTTTGAATTTATTTTGTCTTTCAATTGTTCACGAAGTTGAATTGCATTTTGTAATCGCCGATGAAAAAAATCATAATTGATTTCTTCGCTTTCATCAAACGACCAAACGCGACAAGCAATTTGCGATCGAATTGAATATCCGCCGCGAGCAAGAAATTTTCCATCATTTGAAAATATTTCTACTGTTTCTCCGTTACTTGGTTTTCCATTTACATTTTTAATCGCGCCGTTAAATATCCACGGATGTTTTCTGAGAAGTGATTTCTCGCGCTCCTGATTGAGAATAATTGTTATCATTTATATTTTCAGTTAATAGAACACGGATTACACTGATGAAACTGATTTGCACAGATTTTTTTTTCCGTGATTATCCGTTGAATCCGTGTCATCCGCGTTCTATTTTTTATAAATAGTTTACGCAAATACTTCAAACTTCCGCTCATCAAAAATCAATTCTCTGCACAACTCTCTCCCCTTCTCCTCTATTTTATACAGCGGCATAATTTTACTTGCGTGAACAATCGCCATATCGAGTCCTGCTTCGATTGCGTAGTGAAGAAACACGGAATTGAGAACATGCCGCAAATGCGCATTCAGTCCAAATGAAACATTGGAAACGCCGAGACTCGTAAAACATTTCGGAAATTCTTTTTTTATCAAGCGAATTGCATCAATCGTTTCTAGCGCAGATTTCCGAAACTCTTCATCGCCGC comes from Ignavibacteria bacterium and encodes:
- a CDS encoding methyltransferase domain-containing protein, with protein sequence MITIILNQEREKSLLRKHPWIFNGAIKNVNGKPSNGETVEIFSNDGKFLARGGYSIRSQIACRVWSFDESEEINYDFFHRRLQNAIQLREQLKDKINSNAFRFVNAESDGLPGIVIDKYDEFLVCQFLTAGAEFWKKEIVEQVRKLVLPKGIYERSDVDVRSKEGLEISTRVLFGEEPPEFLQIEESGLKFFVDIKRGHKTGFYLDQRANRNFLSTFCKEKTVLNCFSYTGAFAVHALKGRAEMVTNVDSSMSALEFAEKNVLLNGFSSSQVDNVCGDVFQFLRQCRDSRKQFDVIILDPPKFVDSKNVLEKAARGYKDINLLAFKLLKPNGVLFTFSCSGLMPAELFQKIVADAAVDANRDTQFLFRLGQSCDHPFATGFPEGEYLKGFVCRVK